The following proteins come from a genomic window of Myroides odoratus DSM 2801:
- the rpsG gene encoding 30S ribosomal protein S7: MRKRQAKKRPLLPDPKFNDQLVTRFVNNLMWDGKKSTAFKVFYDALAIVEEKKQDEEKTSLEIWKEALTNVMPHVEVRSRRVGGATFQIPMQIRPDRKISMAMKWMILYARRRNEKSMAARLASEILAAAKEEGAAVKKRMDTHKMAEANKAFSHFRF, from the coding sequence ATGAGAAAAAGACAGGCGAAAAAGAGACCTCTTTTACCAGATCCGAAATTTAATGATCAATTAGTGACGCGTTTTGTAAATAACTTAATGTGGGACGGTAAGAAGTCTACGGCTTTTAAAGTATTTTATGATGCTTTAGCAATCGTTGAAGAGAAAAAACAAGATGAGGAGAAAACTTCATTGGAAATTTGGAAAGAGGCTTTAACTAACGTTATGCCACACGTAGAGGTTCGTTCTCGTCGTGTTGGAGGTGCTACATTCCAAATTCCTATGCAAATTCGTCCAGATAGAAAAATTTCTATGGCAATGAAATGGATGATTTTGTATGCGAGAAGAAGAAATGAGAAATCCATGGCTGCAAGATTAGCTTCTGAAATTTTAGCTGCTGCTAAAGAAGAAGGTGCTGCGGTTAAAAAGAGAATGGATACGCATAAAATGGCTGAGGCTAATAAAGCGTTCTCTCACTTTAGATTTTAA
- the rplD gene encoding 50S ribosomal protein L4 has protein sequence MEVKVLDITGKDTGRKVELLDSVFGIEPNNHAVYLDVKQYLANQRQGTHKAKERAEISGSTRKIKKQKGTGTARAGSIKSPVFRGGGRVFGPRPRNYSFKLNKNLKRLARKSAFSIKVREENLIVLENFNFEAPSTKNFISVLKALGLENKKSLFVLGESNKNVYLSSRNLEKAAVVTNSELSTYAILNAGSLVLTEGSVAGIVENLSK, from the coding sequence ATGGAAGTAAAAGTTTTAGATATTACAGGGAAAGATACTGGAAGAAAAGTTGAACTTTTAGATTCAGTATTCGGAATTGAGCCAAATAATCACGCAGTATATCTTGATGTTAAACAATATTTAGCAAATCAAAGACAAGGTACACATAAAGCTAAAGAAAGAGCTGAAATCTCTGGAAGTACGCGTAAGATTAAAAAGCAAAAAGGAACTGGAACGGCGAGAGCAGGAAGCATCAAGTCACCAGTATTCAGAGGAGGAGGAAGAGTTTTCGGGCCAAGACCAAGAAACTATTCTTTCAAATTGAATAAGAACTTAAAACGCTTAGCTAGAAAATCAGCGTTTTCAATTAAGGTTCGCGAAGAGAACTTAATCGTTTTAGAAAACTTTAACTTCGAAGCTCCAAGCACTAAAAATTTCATTAGTGTATTGAAAGCTTTAGGGTTAGAAAATAAAAAATCTCTATTTGTGTTGGGTGAATCAAATAAAAATGTATATTTGTCATCACGCAATTTAGAGAAGGCTGCTGTTGTAACTAACTCAGAATTAAGTACTTACGCTATTTTAAACGCGGGAAGCTTAGTCTTGACAGAAGGATCTGTGGCTGGAATTGTTGAAAATTTAAGCAAATAA
- the rplC gene encoding 50S ribosomal protein L3: protein MSGLIGKKIGMTSIFDENGKNIPCTVIEVGPCVVTQVRTNEVDGYEALQLGFDDKTEKHATKAELGHFKKAGTSAKRKVVEIKEFEGEHKLGDVITVDLFTEGEFVDVQGVSKGKGFQGVVKRHGFGGVGQVTHGQKNRLRAPGSVGASSYPSRVFKGMRMAGRTGGENVTVQNLRVLKVVADKNLLVVKGAIPGHKNSYVIIQK from the coding sequence ATGTCTGGGTTAATTGGTAAAAAAATCGGCATGACTAGTATTTTCGACGAAAATGGAAAAAACATTCCATGTACAGTAATCGAAGTTGGTCCATGTGTCGTTACCCAAGTCAGAACCAATGAGGTTGACGGGTATGAAGCGTTACAACTTGGTTTCGATGACAAGACAGAGAAACACGCTACTAAAGCTGAGTTAGGTCACTTTAAGAAAGCGGGAACATCTGCTAAAAGAAAAGTCGTTGAAATCAAAGAATTCGAAGGAGAGCACAAATTAGGTGATGTTATCACTGTTGATTTGTTCACTGAAGGAGAATTCGTAGACGTTCAAGGTGTATCTAAAGGAAAAGGTTTCCAAGGGGTTGTTAAACGTCATGGATTTGGCGGAGTAGGTCAAGTTACTCACGGTCAAAAAAACCGTTTAAGAGCGCCAGGTTCTGTAGGAGCTTCTTCTTATCCATCTAGAGTATTCAAGGGAATGCGCATGGCAGGAAGAACTGGAGGAGAAAATGTAACAGTACAAAATCTTAGAGTTTTAAAAGTAGTGGCTGATAAGAACCTACTTGTTGTAAAAGGAGCTATTCCAGGACACAAAAACTCTTATGTAATCATTCAGAAGTAA
- a CDS encoding BamA/TamA family outer membrane protein, with protein sequence MFKSILSFFFLLFLCLGSYGQNTNLTLELTSAQAKERELLHNLGYKKNHPDLQSIKQTVDSVDQLLYRKGFLSFKKEKEQQEETLVYTYILGEPIRQVVLSNKNLDSSLQQRLGFTQDSIRFDFELLSAKLQQYTLKLDQEGLGMSALQLSNHNVQNNTLYCDLQLNLAQSRKLNDIAIQSSGKVPEKIIKQVTKRYLNKPYSDQLVSNLTETLNELDFLKQYKTPETLFTDDNTTLYLYLDKVNTNTFDGFMGFSTDENEKFTLAGYLDLALNNVLNKGETLQLYWRSDANKQTQFDFKTSFVYLFNTPLNLSGQLNIQKQDTIYQNTKLALQIGYAIQYNQNIKVGYQSTSSTTNSILPSMENFDSKFYTLNYTLIKKRSYLPLFPVNYSLDALVGTGSRTTEEEKESQYIIQLQANKNIELAPKHFFYINWTYYSLFSKDYLVNELYRFGGTQSLRGFQENSLLANQLNLINTEYRFLVHPSLYLHTIFDYAIQEYKPLNQKNTLYSIGMGLGFITSSSYFNLSFANGKQPGIPFSFDNTTIHIGFKTLF encoded by the coding sequence GTGTTCAAGTCTATTCTCTCTTTTTTTTTCTTGCTATTCCTGTGTTTAGGCTCTTATGGCCAAAATACAAACCTGACGCTTGAACTAACTTCAGCACAAGCGAAAGAGCGTGAATTACTTCACAACTTGGGATACAAAAAAAATCATCCTGATTTACAATCCATTAAACAAACAGTAGATAGCGTTGACCAACTGTTGTATCGAAAAGGTTTTTTGTCTTTCAAAAAGGAGAAAGAACAACAAGAAGAAACCTTAGTCTATACCTATATATTAGGAGAACCGATTCGTCAAGTTGTTTTATCAAATAAGAACTTAGATTCATCCCTTCAACAACGACTTGGTTTTACCCAAGACAGTATTCGCTTCGATTTTGAATTGCTCTCAGCGAAGCTGCAACAATATACCCTGAAATTAGATCAAGAAGGTTTAGGGATGTCTGCTCTACAATTAAGCAATCATAACGTCCAAAATAACACTTTATATTGTGACCTCCAACTCAATTTAGCACAAAGTAGAAAATTAAATGACATTGCGATTCAAAGCAGTGGTAAGGTTCCCGAAAAAATCATCAAACAGGTAACGAAGCGCTACCTCAATAAACCGTATAGCGACCAACTCGTTTCCAATTTAACTGAAACCTTAAATGAATTGGATTTCTTAAAGCAGTATAAAACACCCGAAACGTTATTTACCGATGATAATACCACGTTATATCTCTACCTAGATAAAGTAAACACCAATACTTTTGATGGTTTTATGGGGTTTAGCACAGATGAAAATGAAAAATTTACATTAGCGGGTTATTTGGATTTAGCTCTAAACAATGTATTGAATAAAGGAGAAACGCTCCAACTCTATTGGAGAAGTGATGCGAACAAACAAACACAATTTGACTTCAAGACTTCTTTTGTTTACTTATTTAATACTCCACTCAATCTAAGTGGTCAACTGAATATACAAAAACAAGATACGATTTACCAAAACACTAAGCTAGCGCTGCAAATCGGTTATGCGATTCAGTACAACCAGAATATCAAAGTTGGTTATCAAAGTACTTCGTCGACCACCAATAGTATCTTGCCTTCCATGGAAAATTTTGACAGCAAATTTTATACGCTTAATTATACTCTAATCAAGAAGAGAAGTTACTTGCCTTTATTTCCTGTCAATTATTCTTTAGATGCCTTAGTTGGTACAGGTAGTCGTACTACAGAAGAGGAAAAAGAATCACAGTACATCATCCAGCTTCAAGCGAATAAAAATATTGAGTTAGCGCCTAAGCACTTTTTCTATATCAACTGGACCTATTATTCCCTCTTTAGCAAGGATTACCTCGTGAATGAATTGTATCGTTTTGGTGGTACACAATCGCTCCGTGGTTTTCAAGAAAACAGCTTACTGGCCAATCAGCTCAACTTAATCAATACGGAGTATCGCTTTTTAGTTCATCCTAGTTTGTATCTGCATACGATATTTGATTATGCGATACAGGAATATAAACCTTTAAATCAAAAGAACACCTTATATAGTATCGGGATGGGCTTAGGGTTCATTACCTCTTCTAGCTACTTCAATCTTTCTTTTGCCAATGGTAAGCAGCCTGGGATTCCTTTTTCCTTTGACAATACGACCATACACATTGGGTTTAAAACCCTCTTTTAG
- the rplV gene encoding 50S ribosomal protein L22: MGVRKRERAEQIKEANKQVAFAKLNNCPTSPRKMRLVADLVRGQKVEKALNILKFSTKDASRNLEKLLLSAIANWQAKNSEENMEEAGLFVKEIRVDGGMMLKRLRPAPQGRAHRIRKRSNHVTIVLGSNNNTQSN; the protein is encoded by the coding sequence ATGGGAGTTCGTAAAAGAGAAAGAGCTGAGCAAATTAAAGAAGCTAATAAGCAGGTTGCTTTTGCTAAGCTAAACAATTGCCCTACTTCTCCAAGAAAAATGCGCTTAGTAGCGGATTTAGTAAGAGGACAGAAAGTAGAAAAAGCTCTAAATATATTGAAATTCAGCACAAAAGACGCTTCTCGTAACTTAGAGAAATTACTTTTGTCTGCAATTGCAAACTGGCAAGCAAAAAACAGCGAAGAAAACATGGAAGAAGCTGGACTTTTTGTAAAAGAAATTAGAGTAGATGGAGGAATGATGTTGAAAAGACTTCGTCCTGCACCTCAAGGAAGAGCACACAGAATAAGAAAACGTTCTAATCACGTGACAATCGTATTAGGATCTAATAATAACACACAAAGCAATTAA
- a CDS encoding rhomboid family intramembrane serine protease: MKDKQLVVTADLIILPILFMMVIWSVYWLDWKDYLQLYQYGVYPRTLKGLRGILFSPFIHGGLKHIYNNSVALFVLLLLLQFFYKKQVWQVLGWGILLSGFGTWLIARESYHIGASGLIYVLVSYMFFKGIQTKYFRLVALSLLIVVLYGSMIWYVFPDIEEGISWEGHLSGFITGMILSFVLKNPVYAEAVYKYDWQSPNYKPDLDPFMQCFDENGNFIVIPKEVQEAIDVKNPYRTTLPIVYGK, from the coding sequence ATGAAAGATAAACAACTTGTAGTAACAGCTGATTTAATTATACTGCCCATACTATTCATGATGGTGATATGGAGCGTGTATTGGTTGGATTGGAAGGACTATTTGCAACTCTATCAATATGGCGTTTATCCTCGTACCTTGAAAGGATTGAGAGGAATTCTTTTTAGTCCTTTTATCCATGGAGGACTCAAGCATATTTACAACAACTCAGTGGCTTTATTTGTCTTGTTATTGCTGTTGCAATTTTTTTATAAGAAACAAGTATGGCAAGTGCTAGGGTGGGGGATTTTGTTATCTGGATTTGGAACGTGGTTAATCGCTCGTGAAAGTTATCATATTGGTGCAAGTGGATTGATTTATGTATTAGTGAGCTATATGTTTTTCAAAGGAATACAAACCAAGTACTTTCGTTTAGTCGCCCTCTCACTTTTAATTGTTGTCCTCTATGGGAGTATGATTTGGTATGTCTTTCCGGATATTGAGGAAGGAATCTCTTGGGAAGGACACTTGAGTGGGTTTATTACGGGTATGATTTTGTCTTTTGTATTGAAGAATCCCGTATACGCAGAGGCTGTATATAAATACGATTGGCAATCGCCAAACTATAAACCAGACCTTGATCCCTTTATGCAGTGTTTTGATGAAAATGGAAACTTTATAGTTATTCCAAAGGAAGTTCAAGAAGCAATAGATGTAAAAAATCCCTATCGAACAACCTTGCCTATTGTTTATGGGAAATAA
- the rpsS gene encoding 30S ribosomal protein S19, which translates to MARSLKKGPYVHFKLEKKVLKNVESGNKAVIKTWSRASMITPDFVGQTIAVHNGRQFVPVYVTENMVGHKLGEFSPTRSFRGHAGAKNKGKK; encoded by the coding sequence ATGGCACGTTCGTTAAAAAAAGGACCTTATGTTCACTTTAAATTAGAGAAGAAAGTTCTTAAAAATGTAGAGTCTGGAAATAAAGCTGTTATCAAAACTTGGTCAAGAGCTTCTATGATTACTCCAGATTTCGTTGGACAGACTATCGCAGTACATAATGGTCGTCAATTTGTTCCTGTATATGTAACAGAGAACATGGTTGGACACAAATTAGGGGAATTTTCACCAACAAGATCGTTTAGAGGTCACGCTGGTGCAAAGAATAAAGGTAAAAAATAA
- the rplW gene encoding 50S ribosomal protein L23: MSVLIKPIITEKVTKDGEIFGRYGFVVDRRANKIEIKKAVEATYGVSVVNVNTMNYGAKRSVKYTKSGMINAKTNAFKKAIVELKEGDNIDFYSNI, translated from the coding sequence ATGAGTGTTTTAATTAAGCCTATAATTACAGAAAAAGTAACAAAAGACGGTGAAATTTTTGGCCGTTATGGTTTCGTAGTTGATAGAAGAGCGAACAAAATTGAGATCAAAAAAGCAGTAGAAGCTACTTATGGTGTTAGTGTTGTTAACGTGAATACTATGAACTATGGTGCTAAGCGTTCTGTTAAATATACAAAAAGCGGTATGATTAACGCTAAAACTAATGCTTTCAAAAAAGCAATAGTTGAATTGAAAGAAGGAGATAATATAGACTTTTATTCAAATATCTAA
- the rplB gene encoding 50S ribosomal protein L2 produces MSVRKLKPITPGQRFRVVNSFDAITTDKPERSLLAPKKKSGGRNSQGKMTMRYTGGGHKQRYRIIDFKRTKEGVPAIVKTIEYDPNRSAFISLLAYADGAKTYVIAQAGLKVGQTVVSGPDASPEVGNAMPLSKIPLGTVISCIELRPGQGAVIARSAGTFAQLVARDGKYATIKMPSGEVRLILLTCMATIGAVSNHDHQLIVSGKAGRSRWLGRRPRTRAVAMNPVDHPMGGGEGRSSGGHPRSRNGMPAKGYRTRSKVKSSNKYIVERRKK; encoded by the coding sequence ATGTCAGTTAGAAAATTAAAACCTATTACCCCAGGTCAGCGTTTTAGAGTTGTAAATAGTTTTGACGCTATAACAACTGATAAGCCGGAGCGTAGTTTACTAGCACCGAAAAAAAAATCTGGAGGTAGAAATAGTCAAGGAAAAATGACCATGCGCTACACAGGTGGTGGTCATAAACAAAGATATCGTATCATCGATTTCAAAAGAACAAAAGAAGGAGTTCCTGCAATTGTTAAAACAATCGAGTATGATCCAAACCGTTCAGCATTTATTTCATTACTTGCTTATGCGGATGGAGCTAAAACTTACGTTATCGCACAAGCTGGTCTTAAAGTTGGACAAACTGTAGTTTCAGGACCAGATGCATCACCTGAAGTAGGTAATGCAATGCCTTTAAGTAAAATTCCTTTAGGAACTGTTATTTCTTGTATTGAACTACGTCCTGGACAAGGAGCAGTAATTGCTCGTTCAGCTGGTACTTTCGCACAATTAGTAGCAAGAGATGGTAAGTATGCAACAATTAAAATGCCTTCTGGTGAGGTGCGTTTAATTTTGTTAACTTGTATGGCTACTATTGGAGCTGTATCGAACCACGATCACCAATTAATCGTTTCTGGTAAAGCTGGTAGATCTAGATGGTTAGGTAGAAGACCTAGAACAAGAGCTGTAGCTATGAACCCGGTAGATCACCCAATGGGAGGTGGAGAAGGTCGTTCTTCTGGAGGACATCCACGTTCAAGAAACGGGATGCCTGCTAAAGGTTATAGAACTCGTTCTAAAGTTAAGTCGAGTAACAAGTATATCGTTGAACGTAGAAAGAAATAA
- the fusA gene encoding elongation factor G has product MARDLKYTRNIGIAAHIDAGKTTTTERILFYTGKNHKMGETHEGSSTMDWMEQEAERGITITSAATTCTWNFPTKQGEKIAESMEYHFNIIDTPGHVDFTVEVNRSLRVLDGLVFLFSAVDGVEPQSETNWRLADNYKVPRMGFVNKMDRQGANFLAVCQQVKDMLKSNAVPIVLPIGDEADFKGIVDLVKNRAIVWHDENHGSTFDVVEIPADMIDDVKQYRGQLIEEIAAYDENLLEKYMEDENSITEDEIHRALRAATLDMSIIPMSCGSSFKNKGVQFMLDAVCRYLPSPMDKEAIEGTNPDTEEPVVRKPSVTEPFAALAFKIATDPFVGRLAFFRAYSGHLDAGSYVLNTRSGNKERISRIYQMHANKQNPIEYIEAGDIGAAVGFKDIKTGDTLCDEKHPIVLESMDFPDPVIGIAIEPKTKADMDKMGTALAKLAEEDPTFTVKTDKASGQTVISGMGELHLDVLIDRMRREFKVEVNQGEPQVEYKETLTRAAQHRESYKKQSGGRGKFADIVFTIGPADEVEGKPFVGLQFVNEVKGGNVPKEYIPSVEKGFKEAMKQGPLAGFEMDSMKVTLTDGSYHAVDSDALSFELAAKMGYKAAAKAAGAVILEPIMKLEVLTPEENMGDIVGDLNRRRGQINSMDDRNGAKVVKASVPLSEMFGYVTTLRTLSSGRATSTMEFSHYSETPSNISEAVITKAKGNA; this is encoded by the coding sequence ATGGCAAGAGATTTAAAATATACAAGAAATATTGGTATCGCTGCTCACATCGATGCTGGTAAAACAACTACTACAGAACGTATTTTGTTCTATACTGGTAAAAACCATAAAATGGGAGAAACTCACGAAGGATCTTCTACTATGGACTGGATGGAGCAAGAGGCGGAAAGAGGTATTACTATTACTTCAGCAGCGACTACTTGTACTTGGAATTTCCCAACAAAACAAGGTGAGAAGATAGCTGAGTCTATGGAGTACCACTTCAATATTATTGATACTCCGGGTCACGTTGACTTTACAGTAGAGGTGAACCGTTCTTTACGTGTATTAGATGGATTAGTATTCTTATTTAGTGCAGTTGATGGTGTTGAGCCACAATCTGAAACTAACTGGAGATTAGCTGATAACTATAAAGTTCCTCGTATGGGGTTCGTTAATAAAATGGACCGTCAAGGAGCTAACTTCTTAGCAGTATGTCAACAAGTTAAAGATATGTTGAAATCAAACGCTGTGCCAATCGTTTTACCAATTGGTGATGAAGCAGATTTCAAAGGTATCGTTGACTTAGTGAAAAACCGCGCAATCGTATGGCATGATGAGAATCATGGTTCTACTTTTGACGTTGTTGAGATTCCTGCTGATATGATCGATGATGTTAAGCAATACAGAGGTCAATTAATCGAGGAGATCGCGGCTTATGACGAGAACCTTCTTGAAAAATATATGGAAGATGAGAACTCAATTACTGAGGACGAAATTCACAGAGCATTACGTGCTGCTACATTAGATATGAGCATCATCCCAATGTCTTGTGGATCATCATTCAAAAACAAAGGTGTTCAGTTTATGTTAGATGCTGTTTGTCGTTACTTACCTTCTCCAATGGATAAGGAAGCTATCGAAGGAACAAATCCTGATACTGAAGAGCCAGTTGTACGTAAGCCATCAGTTACTGAGCCGTTTGCTGCTTTAGCATTTAAAATCGCTACCGATCCTTTCGTAGGTCGTTTAGCTTTCTTTAGAGCTTATTCAGGACACTTAGACGCTGGTTCTTATGTATTGAACACGCGTTCTGGTAACAAAGAGCGTATTTCTCGTATCTACCAAATGCACGCAAACAAACAAAATCCAATCGAATATATTGAGGCTGGAGATATTGGAGCTGCTGTAGGATTCAAGGATATCAAAACTGGAGATACTTTATGTGATGAAAAACATCCTATCGTATTAGAAAGTATGGACTTCCCTGATCCAGTAATTGGTATCGCTATTGAACCAAAAACAAAAGCGGATATGGATAAAATGGGTACTGCTTTAGCTAAATTAGCAGAAGAGGATCCAACATTTACTGTGAAAACAGATAAAGCTTCTGGACAAACAGTTATCTCTGGTATGGGTGAGTTACACTTAGATGTATTAATCGACCGTATGAGACGTGAATTCAAAGTTGAAGTAAACCAAGGTGAGCCTCAAGTTGAATACAAAGAAACACTTACGCGCGCTGCTCAACACAGAGAGTCTTACAAAAAACAATCTGGTGGACGTGGTAAATTCGCGGATATCGTATTTACAATTGGACCTGCTGATGAAGTGGAAGGAAAACCATTCGTTGGATTACAGTTCGTAAATGAGGTAAAAGGTGGTAACGTACCAAAAGAATATATTCCTTCTGTAGAAAAAGGATTCAAAGAAGCGATGAAACAAGGACCTTTAGCAGGTTTCGAAATGGATTCGATGAAAGTTACTTTAACAGACGGTTCTTATCACGCGGTTGACTCGGATGCATTATCATTCGAATTGGCAGCGAAAATGGGTTACAAAGCTGCTGCTAAAGCTGCTGGTGCTGTAATTCTTGAGCCGATCATGAAGTTAGAAGTATTGACTCCTGAAGAAAACATGGGTGATATCGTTGGGGATTTGAACCGTCGTCGTGGACAAATCAACAGCATGGATGATAGAAATGGAGCAAAAGTTGTTAAAGCTTCTGTGCCATTATCAGAAATGTTCGGATATGTAACTACATTGAGAACGTTATCATCAGGTAGAGCTACTTCTACAATGGAGTTCTCTCACTACTCTGAAACACCATCAAACATTTCAGAGGCTGTAATCACTAAAGCAAAAGGAAACGCTTAA
- the rlmB gene encoding 23S rRNA (guanosine(2251)-2'-O)-methyltransferase RlmB, which produces MDQENQIFGIRAIIEAIEAGKDIDKVFLQKDAQGELMNELIKSLKRNNINFSYVPIEKLNRLTKKNHQGAIGTIAPITFVTLETLVETTLEQKEKPLFVVLDQLSDARNFGAIIRTAVCCGADGIIISKNGAAPVNGDTIKTSAGAVFNIPICKVDHIKDAVFYLQGSGVMTIGATEKAEKEIYDVDLNIPLAIIMGSEDRGINPSVLKIIDEKAKLPMFSNIDSLNVSVACGAFLYEIIRQRR; this is translated from the coding sequence ATGGATCAGGAGAATCAAATTTTTGGTATTCGTGCGATAATCGAAGCCATTGAAGCAGGAAAAGATATAGATAAAGTATTCTTACAAAAGGATGCTCAAGGTGAATTAATGAATGAGTTAATCAAGTCATTGAAGAGAAATAACATTAATTTCTCTTATGTGCCTATTGAGAAACTGAATCGCTTAACAAAGAAAAATCACCAAGGGGCTATCGGAACGATTGCACCTATTACTTTTGTTACTTTAGAAACGCTAGTTGAAACGACATTAGAGCAAAAAGAAAAACCGCTATTTGTTGTTTTGGATCAATTATCAGATGCGCGTAATTTTGGTGCTATCATCCGTACAGCAGTTTGTTGTGGGGCTGATGGGATTATCATTTCTAAAAACGGCGCTGCTCCTGTAAATGGAGATACCATCAAAACTTCTGCTGGTGCTGTATTCAACATTCCAATTTGTAAAGTAGACCACATTAAAGATGCTGTTTTCTATTTACAAGGATCTGGAGTAATGACAATAGGCGCAACTGAAAAAGCAGAAAAGGAAATTTACGATGTAGATTTAAATATTCCTTTGGCTATTATCATGGGTAGTGAGGACAGAGGAATCAATCCATCTGTATTAAAAATCATCGATGAGAAAGCTAAACTTCCTATGTTTAGTAATATTGACTCTCTAAACGTATCTGTTGCTTGTGGTGCATTTCTATATGAAATTATCAGACAGCGTAGATAA
- the rpsC gene encoding 30S ribosomal protein S3, which translates to MGQKTNPIGNRLGIIRGWDSNWYGGNDYGDKIAEDHKIRKYIHARLSKASVSKVIIERTLKLVTVTITTARPGIIIGKGGQEVDKLKEELKKITDKEVQINIFEIKRPELDAFLVAASIARQIENRISYRRAIRMAIGAAMRMNAEGIKVMISGRLNGAEMARSESFKEGRIPLSTFRADIDYALAEAHTTYGRMGIKVWIMKGEVYGKRDLSPLAGMDKKQSKSPAGSSKGRPNQRKRK; encoded by the coding sequence ATGGGACAAAAAACTAATCCGATCGGGAATCGCCTTGGTATTATTAGAGGATGGGACTCAAACTGGTATGGTGGAAATGATTACGGTGACAAAATCGCTGAGGATCACAAAATCAGAAAGTATATCCATGCTCGTTTATCAAAAGCTAGTGTATCAAAAGTAATCATCGAGAGAACTTTGAAACTTGTAACCGTTACTATCACTACTGCTAGACCTGGTATCATTATCGGAAAAGGTGGACAAGAGGTAGACAAGTTGAAAGAGGAATTGAAAAAGATTACTGATAAGGAAGTTCAAATCAATATCTTTGAAATTAAGAGACCTGAACTTGACGCGTTTTTAGTGGCTGCTAGTATCGCTCGTCAAATCGAAAACAGAATTTCTTACCGTAGAGCAATCCGTATGGCTATTGGTGCTGCGATGAGAATGAATGCTGAAGGAATCAAAGTAATGATTTCTGGTCGTTTGAATGGTGCTGAAATGGCACGTTCAGAATCTTTCAAAGAAGGAAGAATTCCATTATCTACTTTCAGAGCCGACATCGATTATGCACTTGCTGAAGCTCATACTACTTACGGTAGAATGGGAATTAAAGTGTGGATCATGAAAGGTGAGGTTTACGGTAAAAGAGATCTTTCTCCGTTAGCTGGTATGGATAAAAAACAATCTAAATCACCAGCAGGATCTAGTAAAGGTAGACCTAACCAACGCAAAAGAAAGTAA
- the rpsL gene encoding 30S ribosomal protein S12, producing MPTIQQLVRTGRTQLTKKSKSVALDSCPQRRGVCTRVYTTTPKKPNSAMRKVARVRLTNGNEVNAYIPGEGHNLQEHSIVLVRGGRVKDLPGVRYHIVRGALDTAGVNGRTQRRSKYGAKRPKDKK from the coding sequence ATGCCAACAATTCAACAATTAGTAAGAACAGGGAGAACCCAATTAACTAAGAAGAGTAAATCGGTTGCTTTGGATTCTTGTCCTCAAAGAAGAGGAGTTTGTACGCGTGTTTATACTACTACACCTAAAAAACCTAACTCTGCAATGCGTAAAGTTGCAAGGGTACGTTTGACAAATGGTAATGAAGTAAACGCTTACATCCCAGGAGAAGGACACAATTTACAAGAGCACTCGATAGTATTAGTTAGAGGAGGAAGGGTAAAAGATTTGCCAGGTGTTAGATACCACATCGTACGTGGAGCTTTGGATACTGCTGGAGTAAACGGTAGAACTCAAAGAAGATCTAAATATGGTGCAAAACGCCCTAAAGACAAAAAATAA
- the rpsJ gene encoding 30S ribosomal protein S10 yields the protein MSQKIRIKLKSYDHMLVDKSAEKIVKTVKSTGAVVTGPIPLPTDKKIFTVLRSPHVNKKAREQFEVSSYKRLLDIYSSSSKTIDALMKLELPSGVEVEIKV from the coding sequence ATGAGTCAAAAAATCAGAATAAAATTAAAATCTTACGATCATATGTTGGTTGATAAATCAGCAGAGAAAATCGTAAAAACTGTAAAAAGTACAGGTGCAGTAGTAACAGGTCCAATTCCGTTACCAACTGATAAAAAAATCTTTACTGTATTACGTTCACCACACGTAAACAAAAAAGCTAGAGAGCAATTTGAAGTTAGTTCTTACAAAAGATTGTTAGATATTTATTCTTCTTCTTCTAAAACAATTGATGCTTTAATGAAATTAGAGTTACCAAGCGGTGTAGAAGTTGAGATTAAAGTGTGA